The following are encoded together in the Mugil cephalus isolate CIBA_MC_2020 chromosome 18, CIBA_Mcephalus_1.1, whole genome shotgun sequence genome:
- the LOC124995460 gene encoding voltage-dependent T-type calcium channel subunit alpha-1H-like, which produces MDLFGGKLHFEPRNGRVIGDRQNFDSLLWSMVTVFQILTLEDWNVAMYNVMASTSMWAALYFVALIVVGKNVLLNVLVGIMFESYKAIMSQVQQNPANLSSSSIESSASREDDEDHSPPLTDEPSTSTSEATNENNKHLCIQRVLRWFKEHEDWALYCFSPQNRCRVFCQRLIAHKAFDMSILAFILMSCITIAMERPGIRPKSKERLILDICSHLATGVFLIEMVVKVIALGLLVGKESYCRSLWNIMDGLLGILAFVHIFIKLFTSGKNNMMGILKVLRLLRTLRPLRLIKRTPKLKVAIETLIMSAKPLGNIVLSCCVFLLFFGILGVQLFKGRFNYCEGEDTSNITNKSDCLAANYHWARKTYNFDSLPQALLTLFVMYSKDGWVNIMYDGLDAVGVDQEPVKNYNTWMLLYFIPFMILSFFLLDMFIGVLVETYHQCRQEQRQGNQELEEEGLQSQHQEQEQVPYYTSYSTIRRAIHRLCTSRLLDLFTNFIIVLNVFILACEHYNQPEYVGRMTDYALYVYILIFILELLLKIVGLGFKRFLKCRWNQLDFVIVLCSIISITAPINPSILRVCRLLRLAQVVKTTKIRTLCLTISKTLTQVGNICLLFLFCFFIFAALGVELFGKLECSPEYPCLGLHRYSTFRNFGLSMLTLYKVSTGDNWSGILKDTMRTCRPGDDGCLSFLFWVSPLYFLVFVTMAQFVLVNLVVAIIMEALDDSRTETTQTHQNKGLHQEEKELQPQPTSTSRSGLVEETSRV; this is translated from the exons ATGGACCTGTTTGGGGGGAAATTACATTTCGAGCCAAGGAATGGACGTGTTATTGGCGACCGACAGAACTTTGACAGTTTGCTCTGGTCCATGGTGACAGTCTTCCAG ATTCTGACTCTGGAGGACTGGAACGTGGCCATGTACAACGTCATGGCTTCCACCTCCATGTGGGCTGCCCTCTACTTTGTTGCCCTCATTGTGGTGGGAAAAAATGTGCTATTGAATGTACTTGTTGGCATCATGTTTGAGAGCTACAAAGCAATCATG TCCCAGGTTCAACAGAATCCAGCTAATTTATCCTCTTCTTCTATTGAG AGCTCTGCAAGTAGAGAAGACGATGAAGACcattctcctcctcttactGATGAGCCCAGCACCTCAACCTCTGAGGCTACCAACGAGAACAAC AAACATCTGTGCATCCAGAGAGTGCTCCGCTGGTTTAAAGAGCACGAAGATTGGGCACTGTattgtttttctccacagaaCAG GTGCCGCGTATTTTGCCAGCGTTTGATCGCTCACAAGGCGTTTGACATGAGCATTTTGGCCTTTATTCTAATGAGCTGTATCACCATTGCTATGGAGAGGCCTGGAATACGCCCTAAAAGCAAG GAACGATTGATCCTGGACATCTGCTCCCATCTAGCCACCGGGGTGTTCTTGATTGAGATGGTTGTCAAG GTGATAGCTCTTGGTTTGCTGGTTGGGAAGGAGAGCTACTGCAGGTCATTATGGAATATCATGGATGGTTTGTTGGGGATTTTGGCTTTTGTCCATATCTTCATCAAACTGTTCACATCTGGCAAAAATAACATGATGGGCATTCTCAAAGTCCTGCGACTGCTGCGCACACTTCGCCCACTGAG GTTGATCAAACGGACCCCGAAGCTGAAGGTGGCGATAGAAACTCTGATTATGTCGGCTAAACCCCTGGGGAACATTGTTCTCAGCTGTTGCGTGTTCCTTCTGTTCTTTGGCATTCTTGGGGTGCAG CTCTTCAAAGGGAGGTTCAACTACTGTGAGGGTGAGGACACCAGCAACATCACCAATAAGAGTGACTGTCTGGCCGCCAACTATCACTGGGCTCGTAAGACGTACAACTTTGACAGCCTACCTCAG GCCCTGCTAACACTGTTTGTGATGTACTCTAAGGACGGCTGGGTGAACATTATGTATGACGGCCTGGATGCCGTAGGAGTGGACCAAgag CCTGTCAAAAATTACAACACCTGGATGCTTCTTTATTTCATCCCATTTATGATTCTGAGCTTCTTCCTCCTGGACATGTTTATTGGTGTGTTGGTGGAGACCTACCACCAGTGTCGGCAAGAGCAACGCCAAGGAAACCAAGAGTTGGAAGAAGAAGGATTGCAAAGCCAGCACCAGG AGCAAGAGCAGGTACCATATTACACATCCTACTCCACCATACGCCGCGCTATTCATAGACTCTGTACCAGTCGGCTCCTGGACCTCTTCACGAATTTCATCATCGTGCTTAACGTCTTCATTCTGGCTTGTGAACATTATAATCAGCCTGAG tatGTAGGGAGGATGACAGATTACGCCTTATATGTCTATATTCTCATCTTCATCCTTGAACTCCTGCTGAAGATTGTGGGATTGGGTTTCAAGAGGTTCTTAAAATGCCG CTGGAATCAGTTGGACTTTGTCATCGTCCTGTGCTCCATCATCAGCATCACTGCACCGATTAATCCCAGCATCCTGAGAGTGTGTAGGCTACTCAGACTAGCACAAg tggTCAAGACTACGAAGATAAGGACTCTGTGTCTGACCATCAGTAAGACACTGACACAG gTTGGAAACATTTGcctgctcttcctgttttgttttttcatctttgctGCTCTGGGAGTGGAGCTATTTGGCAAGTTAG AATGCAGCCCTGAGTACCCCTGCCTGGGTCTCCACCGCTACTCCACCTTCAGAAACTTTGGTCTGTCCATGCTCACGTTGTACAAAGTTTCCACTGGAGACAACTGGAGCGGGATCTTGAAA GACACAATGAGAACATGTCGTCCAGGGGATGATGGATGCCTGAGCTTCTTGTTCTGGGTCTCTCCCCTTTACTTCCTCGTCTTTGTGACCATGGCCCAGTTTGTGCTGGTGAACCTGGTGGTCGCAATAATCATGGAGGCTCTGGATGACAGCAGAACG GAAACAACGCAGACCCACCAAAATAAAGGTCTTCACcaggaagagaaagagctgCAACCTCAACCAACCTCAACCTCCAGATCCGGTTTGGTTGAAGAGACATCTAGAGTGTGA